In a single window of the Nocardiopsis composta genome:
- a CDS encoding UDP-glucose dehydrogenase family protein: MRVSVIGCGHLGAPHAAAMAELGHEVIGVELDPGTVKRLNGGRGAFYEEGLDALLQKHTPTGRLRFTTDIAEAAEFADLHFICVGTPLREDGRGYDVSQVLGAVRSLAPLLSRPCTVVGKSTVTVGTVARLQQILAAEAPAAELVWNPEFLREGHAVADSLHPDRIVAGLASPAARHAIEEVYAPILARGTELVLTDPQTAEVLKSAANAFLATKISFINAIAEVCEATGADVGDVAYAIGLDERIGHAGMRPGIGFGGGCLPKDIAAFTHRIDELGAHQAAALLTAVQDINAERLEAAVRLVATAHAAPVDGARIAVLGASFKPGTSDVRSSPALRLAGRLHQDGARVVIHDPQALEAARARHPEYTYAATAEEAAAGARVVVLGTDWHDYTADPGLPAALARLVEQQVLVDVRNAVNTGAWTGEGWQVWQPGRPPRHPAP; the protein is encoded by the coding sequence ATGCGCGTATCCGTGATCGGCTGCGGCCACCTCGGGGCACCCCACGCCGCCGCGATGGCAGAACTGGGCCACGAGGTCATCGGCGTCGAACTCGACCCCGGCACCGTCAAACGCCTCAACGGCGGGCGGGGCGCCTTCTACGAGGAAGGCCTCGACGCCCTGCTGCAGAAACACACCCCCACCGGGCGGCTGCGTTTCACCACCGACATCGCCGAGGCCGCCGAGTTCGCCGACCTGCACTTCATCTGCGTGGGCACCCCGCTGCGCGAGGACGGGCGCGGCTACGACGTCTCCCAGGTGCTGGGCGCGGTGCGCTCCCTGGCCCCGCTGCTGTCCCGCCCCTGCACCGTGGTGGGCAAGTCCACGGTGACCGTGGGCACCGTGGCCCGCCTCCAACAAATCCTCGCCGCCGAGGCCCCCGCCGCCGAGCTGGTGTGGAACCCCGAATTCCTGCGCGAGGGCCACGCCGTCGCAGACTCGCTGCACCCCGACCGGATCGTGGCCGGCCTGGCCTCGCCCGCGGCCCGGCACGCGATCGAGGAGGTCTACGCCCCGATCCTGGCGCGCGGGACCGAACTGGTCCTCACCGACCCCCAGACCGCCGAGGTCCTCAAGTCCGCGGCGAACGCGTTCCTGGCCACCAAGATCTCCTTCATCAACGCCATCGCCGAGGTGTGCGAGGCCACCGGCGCCGACGTCGGCGACGTGGCCTATGCCATCGGGCTGGACGAACGCATCGGCCACGCCGGAATGCGCCCCGGCATCGGCTTCGGCGGCGGCTGCCTTCCCAAGGACATCGCCGCCTTCACCCACCGCATCGACGAACTCGGCGCCCACCAGGCCGCCGCGCTGCTCACCGCGGTCCAAGACATCAACGCCGAACGCCTGGAAGCCGCGGTGCGGCTGGTCGCAACCGCGCACGCCGCCCCGGTGGACGGCGCCCGCATCGCCGTGCTCGGCGCCTCGTTCAAGCCCGGCACCTCCGACGTGCGCTCCTCCCCGGCGCTGCGCCTGGCCGGCCGGCTCCACCAGGACGGGGCCCGGGTGGTCATCCACGACCCCCAGGCCCTGGAAGCCGCCCGCGCCCGCCACCCCGAATACACCTACGCCGCCACCGCCGAGGAGGCCGCCGCCGGCGCCCGGGTCGTGGTGCTGGGCACCGACTGGCACGACTACACCGCCGACCCCGGCCTGCCCGCCGCCCTGGCCCGCCTGGTCGAGCAGCAGGTGCTGGTCGATGTGCGCAACGCCGTGAACACCGGCGCCTGGACCGGCGAAGGCTGGCAAGTCTGGCAGCCGGGCCGCCCGCCCCGCCACCCCGCCCCCTGA
- a CDS encoding NUDIX domain-containing protein: protein MAEHPADDPADDHTGCLVLITDRRGRVLLQLRDDIPGICWPGHWVLPGGRREPGETWAQTAIREVFEETGIRLASVERAEVEPHASERVPPPVFRASFDGDEADLVLGEGQELRFVHPDGDLPEPIPPHIRHYIARRTASAEA, encoded by the coding sequence TTGGCCGAGCACCCCGCCGATGACCCCGCAGACGACCACACCGGATGCTTGGTGCTGATCACCGACCGCCGCGGGCGGGTGCTGCTCCAGCTGCGCGACGACATCCCCGGCATCTGCTGGCCCGGCCACTGGGTACTGCCCGGCGGCCGTCGCGAACCGGGCGAGACCTGGGCCCAGACCGCGATCCGCGAGGTCTTCGAAGAGACCGGGATCCGCCTGGCCTCGGTGGAGCGCGCCGAGGTGGAACCACACGCCTCCGAACGCGTCCCGCCGCCGGTGTTCCGCGCCTCCTTCGACGGCGACGAGGCCGACCTGGTGCTCGGCGAAGGCCAAGAGCTCCGCTTCGTCCACCCTGACGGCGACCTGCCCGAGCCGATCCCGCCGCACATCCGCCACTACATCGCCCGGCGCACTGCTTCCGCCGAGGCTTAA
- the cas7c gene encoding type I-C CRISPR-associated protein Cas7/Csd2 encodes MTSTNAHLDPARKHDFVFFFDVRDGNPNGDPDAGGAPRTDPETGQGLVSDVAIKRKIRNTVPLFKHGEPGFDIYVEAGVSLNSQHERAYAALDLKGDKNSKDQSTANQPRARDWMCRTFFDVRVFGAVMSTGDKPAGRVQGPVQFTFSRSLHRVLSQEHGITRVTQTRTADIEQGESTEMGTKHTVPYGLYQGFGHFSAPLAQRTGVTAADLEAFWRAMTMMFEHDRAASRGEMALRGLYVFTHDDAFGRAPAHTLFDRVQARLTDQPQGTDERSRVVRSFDEYKITVEQEGLPEGITLTPLVTG; translated from the coding sequence ATGACCAGTACCAACGCCCACCTCGACCCCGCCCGCAAGCACGACTTCGTCTTCTTCTTCGACGTGCGCGACGGCAACCCCAACGGCGACCCCGACGCCGGTGGGGCCCCGCGCACCGACCCTGAGACCGGGCAGGGCCTGGTCAGCGACGTGGCCATCAAACGCAAGATCCGCAACACCGTCCCGCTGTTCAAGCACGGCGAGCCCGGCTTCGACATCTATGTGGAGGCCGGGGTGTCGCTGAACTCCCAGCACGAGCGCGCCTATGCCGCCCTGGACCTCAAAGGCGACAAGAACAGCAAGGATCAGAGCACAGCCAACCAGCCCCGCGCCCGGGACTGGATGTGCCGGACCTTCTTTGACGTGCGCGTGTTCGGCGCGGTGATGAGCACCGGCGACAAACCCGCCGGGCGGGTCCAGGGCCCGGTGCAGTTCACCTTCTCCCGGTCGCTGCACCGGGTGCTCAGCCAGGAGCACGGCATCACCCGCGTCACCCAGACCAGGACCGCCGACATCGAGCAGGGCGAGTCCACTGAGATGGGCACCAAGCACACCGTGCCCTACGGCCTCTACCAGGGCTTCGGGCACTTCAGCGCCCCGCTGGCCCAGCGCACCGGCGTCACCGCGGCCGACCTGGAGGCCTTCTGGCGGGCCATGACCATGATGTTCGAGCACGACCGGGCCGCCTCCCGCGGCGAGATGGCGCTGCGCGGCCTGTACGTGTTCACCCACGACGACGCCTTCGGCCGCGCCCCGGCCCACACCCTGTTCGACCGCGTCCAGGCCCGCCTCACCGACCAGCCCCAGGGCACCGACGAGCGGAGCCGGGTGGTGCGCTCCTTCGACGAGTACAAGATCACCGTCGAACAGGAGGGCCTGCCTGAGGGCATCACGCTGACGCCGCTGGTGACCGGGTGA
- the cas2 gene encoding CRISPR-associated endonuclease Cas2 produces MELLVTYDVSTTTPEGAQRLRRVAKLCEGYGLRVQKSVFEVVCTDADLVRLNDALHRIIDDTEDSIRIYRMNRGSFKAVEVLGAARRLPHDGALVL; encoded by the coding sequence ATGGAACTGCTGGTCACCTACGACGTGTCCACGACCACCCCGGAGGGCGCCCAGCGGCTGCGGCGGGTGGCCAAGCTGTGCGAGGGCTATGGGCTGCGGGTGCAGAAGTCGGTGTTCGAGGTGGTGTGCACTGATGCGGACCTGGTGCGGTTGAACGACGCGCTGCACCGGATCATCGATGACACCGAGGACAGCATCCGCATCTACCGGATGAACCGGGGTTCGTTCAAGGCGGTAGAGGTGTTGGGGGCGGCCCGCCGGCTGCCGCACGACGGGGCGCTGGTGCTGTAG
- the cas8c gene encoding type I-C CRISPR-associated protein Cas8c/Csd1 has translation MLLKALAEHAPHVEDLPPAHYRPRTVRWCLSLDAAGTPVLNDLANPERRHGIALNAPYVYRSGAKPPPTLLVDNLEFVLAVAKAKTDKARTEARRRNDAYIELLREWAAEAEAEGDPAARAVLACFENGRHLKVEIPKKAKSSELVAVSLTGHPWPHLQPAAQATWRRTVTARKSGRAGQGECLSCGAHRMLLDSLPEPVKAGLIPVGTDRGRDAQLVSVNTPAQGRGGRIQLADIPLCEECGAGSVAVLNALLAERSHRYRAPDAVTVWWLKDPVALPVMDVLTDAEPQDVAAVYAALEDPAGSLGAPDIDTNRFYAATLSANQSRVIVRDWIDVPLRRALERITGWFGDHEIQDWRSDGPRKAPIWLMARCLGSGTSTAEGWRYSKGTEPPTAHRQLLGAALNGTPPPAVLLYRLNQRIGADGRIDHARAALLRLIYNRTFATDHGKVPSVLDEKRTDPAYVAGRLFAVLESLQHRALRDRETGEGPNTTIADKWLSAAKVTPRARMEPLLDKSQGHLRRLRTSRDQREKNAERAFFRTICDLHDMLEGPLPTILDQEGQSLFSLGYYQQHSHDYRQRRAHASDNDQGEQ, from the coding sequence ATGCTGCTCAAAGCCCTGGCCGAGCATGCCCCCCACGTGGAAGACCTGCCACCAGCCCACTACCGGCCCCGCACCGTGCGCTGGTGCCTGTCCCTGGACGCCGCGGGGACCCCGGTCCTCAACGATCTGGCCAACCCCGAACGCCGCCACGGCATCGCGCTCAACGCCCCCTACGTCTACCGCTCGGGGGCCAAACCTCCCCCCACGCTGCTGGTGGACAATCTGGAGTTCGTCCTGGCCGTCGCCAAGGCCAAGACCGACAAGGCGCGCACTGAGGCCCGCCGGCGCAACGACGCCTACATCGAGCTCCTGCGCGAGTGGGCCGCCGAGGCCGAGGCCGAGGGCGACCCCGCGGCCCGCGCGGTGCTGGCCTGCTTCGAAAACGGTCGCCACCTCAAGGTGGAAATCCCGAAGAAGGCCAAATCCTCCGAGCTGGTGGCGGTGAGCCTGACCGGCCACCCCTGGCCCCACCTGCAACCGGCTGCGCAGGCGACATGGCGCCGCACGGTGACCGCCCGCAAAAGCGGCCGGGCAGGGCAAGGGGAGTGCCTGTCCTGCGGGGCTCACCGCATGCTCTTGGACTCGCTGCCCGAACCGGTCAAGGCCGGGCTGATCCCCGTAGGCACCGACCGCGGGCGCGACGCCCAGCTGGTGTCGGTCAACACCCCCGCCCAGGGGCGCGGCGGCCGGATCCAGCTGGCCGACATCCCCTTGTGCGAGGAGTGCGGAGCCGGCTCCGTCGCCGTGCTCAACGCCCTGCTGGCCGAGCGCAGCCACCGCTACCGGGCCCCGGACGCGGTGACCGTGTGGTGGCTCAAGGACCCGGTCGCGCTGCCCGTGATGGATGTGCTCACCGATGCCGAACCCCAGGACGTCGCCGCGGTCTATGCCGCCCTGGAAGACCCGGCCGGCAGCCTCGGCGCCCCCGATATCGACACCAACCGGTTCTATGCGGCCACCCTTTCCGCCAACCAGAGCCGGGTGATCGTCCGCGACTGGATCGACGTCCCCCTGCGCCGGGCCCTGGAGCGGATCACCGGCTGGTTCGGCGACCACGAAATCCAGGACTGGCGCAGCGACGGGCCCCGCAAGGCGCCGATCTGGCTGATGGCCCGCTGCCTGGGGAGCGGTACCTCGACCGCTGAGGGGTGGCGCTACAGCAAAGGCACCGAGCCGCCTACGGCCCACCGGCAGCTACTGGGGGCCGCCTTGAACGGCACGCCGCCTCCTGCGGTGCTGCTCTACCGCCTCAACCAGCGCATCGGGGCGGACGGCCGCATCGATCACGCCCGTGCAGCCCTGCTGCGCCTGATCTACAACCGCACGTTCGCCACCGACCACGGAAAGGTGCCTTCAGTGCTCGATGAGAAACGCACCGACCCGGCCTATGTGGCCGGGCGCCTGTTCGCGGTGCTGGAGTCTTTGCAGCACCGCGCCTTGCGCGACCGCGAGACCGGGGAGGGCCCCAACACCACCATCGCCGACAAATGGCTCTCAGCGGCCAAAGTCACCCCCCGCGCCCGGATGGAGCCGCTCCTCGACAAGTCCCAGGGGCACCTGCGCCGACTGCGCACCAGCCGCGACCAGCGGGAGAAGAACGCCGAAAGGGCCTTCTTCCGCACCATCTGCGACCTGCACGACATGCTCGAGGGGCCCCTGCCCACCATCCTCGACCAGGAAGGGCAGTCCCTGTTCAGCCTGGGCTACTACCAGCAGCATTCCCACGACTACCGGCAGCGCCGCGCCCACGCCTCCGACAACGACCAGGGAGAACAGTGA
- the cas1c gene encoding type I-C CRISPR-associated endonuclease Cas1c, which yields MTELLNTLYVQTPGASLHLDGDTVRVALPEGGPRRTLPLLRLESIVVMGNIQVSSQLMNRCADDGRPVVWMSQGGRFRSRTEGPIRGNVLLRHAQHQAHDDPAIRVEIARACLAGKLQNSRQILLKGARDSTEHKTPLRAAAEDLAASLESAAKAGDVDTLMGVEGYAARTYFEAFALLVRPETGFVFPGRVKRPPTDPVNALLSFLYGLVRSMVHGACEQVGLDPYVGFLHGIRPGKPALALDLMEEFRSVLADRAALTLVNRRQVGPDDFGTLPGGAVQLTEEGRKTVLNHWQQQRAKEYGHRVLGRQVPAALLPSVQARLMARHLRKDLPGYLPWTV from the coding sequence ATGACTGAACTCCTCAACACCCTGTACGTGCAGACCCCGGGCGCCTCGCTGCACCTGGACGGCGACACCGTGCGCGTCGCCTTACCCGAGGGCGGGCCCCGCCGCACCCTGCCGCTGCTGCGGCTGGAGTCCATCGTGGTGATGGGCAACATCCAGGTCTCCTCCCAGCTGATGAACCGCTGCGCCGACGACGGCCGCCCGGTGGTGTGGATGAGCCAGGGCGGGCGCTTCCGGTCCCGCACGGAGGGGCCCATCCGCGGCAACGTGCTGCTGCGCCACGCCCAGCACCAGGCCCACGACGACCCCGCCATCCGGGTGGAGATCGCCCGGGCCTGCCTGGCCGGCAAGCTGCAGAACTCCCGCCAGATCCTCCTCAAAGGCGCACGCGACTCCACCGAGCACAAGACCCCTCTCCGCGCGGCCGCCGAGGACCTGGCCGCCTCGCTGGAATCGGCGGCCAAGGCCGGGGACGTGGACACCCTGATGGGGGTGGAGGGCTACGCGGCCCGCACCTACTTCGAGGCCTTCGCGCTGCTGGTGCGCCCCGAGACCGGGTTCGTCTTCCCCGGCCGGGTCAAGCGCCCGCCGACCGACCCGGTCAACGCGCTGCTGTCCTTCCTCTACGGGCTGGTGCGCTCGATGGTGCACGGCGCCTGCGAGCAGGTCGGCCTGGACCCCTATGTGGGGTTCCTGCACGGCATCCGCCCCGGCAAGCCGGCGCTGGCCCTGGATCTGATGGAGGAGTTCCGCTCGGTGCTGGCCGACCGGGCGGCGCTGACCCTGGTCAACCGGCGCCAGGTCGGCCCCGATGATTTCGGGACCCTGCCCGGAGGAGCGGTCCAGCTCACCGAGGAGGGCCGCAAGACGGTGCTGAACCACTGGCAGCAACAACGCGCCAAGGAGTACGGCCACCGGGTGCTGGGGCGGCAGGTGCCCGCGGCGCTGCTGCCCTCGGTCCAGGCCCGCCTGATGGCCCGCCACCTGCGCAAGGACCTGCCCGGCTATCTGCCTTGGACGGTGTGA
- the cas3 gene encoding CRISPR-associated helicase Cas3', giving the protein MDLWGHSANEQGIRHRIEEHLSGTERRAFRYGARFGAAEVSGYLGRVHDVGKGTCAWQKRLLQVEGTKKPVGIPHKHAGTLLAYQAGLGPLAGVVFGHHGGLVSRPVLKRELRAAQAEHRASVQEAIDRVSQILPEINQGPGLPAWIEEVGAADPLAFDVLVRMVFSAVVDADRLDTAEHVHNEVRPDHPVKAGALIERYEQARRSKLAKRVPSPMDADRERVYEQALAAAEGPQGFYRLPAPTGIGKTYAAGAFGLNHARLHGLDRVIVAVPFMSVTGQNAKDYRGLLEVPGEKAVVLEHHSGIDLDAQAAAGNPWAKLASENWDAPFVVTTTVRLFESLFDNRPEAVRRLHRLAGSVIVLDEVQALPDRLLTPILSMLRTLTEHFGVTVLLASATQPTFFELSPLKNITAREVIADPAPLYKRLARVNYTWWTDPAPTPEELARQAARSPSVMVVCNTTTQAQKIHELVEQYRSDGTGPVLHLSTRMVARHREDTIDEITELNKAGHDVAVVATQLVEAGVDLDFAMVYRAYATAEAMQQAAGRCNRSGRLERGQVVIFELADGEGGQSGGGEFIYGGALGATRLYFGPGRARPDSPEAMDDYYRERFKATNAEGEGQEIQKARRDGDFPRVKELFKMIPEETVSVVAVPKRYSEEEPRIREILRLLRGGVPSRDLIRELRPYMASLPRYLVQGKAAEFAVPVVGDLYEWIGDYDETRGIEITDTRSYVF; this is encoded by the coding sequence ATGGACCTGTGGGGGCACAGCGCCAACGAGCAGGGCATACGGCATCGGATCGAGGAGCACCTCAGCGGTACGGAGCGTCGGGCCTTCCGGTACGGCGCCCGTTTCGGGGCGGCCGAGGTCTCCGGATACCTCGGGCGAGTGCATGATGTCGGGAAAGGGACCTGTGCCTGGCAGAAGAGGCTTCTGCAGGTAGAAGGCACGAAAAAGCCGGTGGGGATCCCGCACAAGCACGCGGGGACCCTGCTGGCCTACCAGGCCGGTCTGGGACCCTTGGCCGGGGTGGTGTTCGGCCACCACGGGGGGCTGGTCTCCCGTCCTGTTCTGAAGCGCGAACTCCGGGCAGCCCAGGCCGAGCACCGGGCTTCGGTGCAGGAGGCCATCGACCGGGTCTCCCAGATCCTCCCGGAGATCAACCAGGGGCCCGGGCTCCCCGCCTGGATCGAAGAGGTCGGCGCCGCCGACCCGCTTGCTTTCGACGTACTAGTGCGCATGGTCTTCAGCGCGGTCGTGGACGCCGACCGGCTCGACACCGCCGAGCACGTCCACAACGAGGTGCGCCCGGACCACCCGGTCAAGGCCGGGGCGCTGATCGAGCGCTATGAGCAGGCCCGCCGCTCCAAGCTGGCCAAGCGCGTTCCCTCGCCGATGGACGCGGACCGGGAACGGGTCTATGAGCAGGCGCTCGCGGCCGCAGAAGGACCGCAGGGCTTCTACCGGCTGCCCGCCCCCACCGGGATCGGCAAGACCTATGCCGCCGGCGCCTTCGGCCTGAACCACGCCCGCCTCCACGGGCTGGACCGGGTGATCGTGGCCGTTCCGTTCATGTCGGTCACCGGGCAGAACGCCAAGGACTACCGCGGCCTGCTGGAGGTGCCCGGGGAGAAGGCCGTGGTGCTGGAGCACCACAGCGGCATAGACCTCGACGCCCAGGCCGCTGCGGGCAACCCGTGGGCCAAACTCGCCTCTGAGAACTGGGACGCCCCGTTCGTCGTGACGACCACGGTGCGGTTGTTCGAGTCGCTGTTCGACAACCGGCCCGAGGCGGTGCGCCGGCTGCACCGCCTGGCGGGCTCGGTGATCGTGCTGGACGAGGTGCAGGCCCTGCCCGACCGGTTGCTCACCCCCATCCTGTCGATGCTGCGGACGCTGACCGAGCACTTCGGGGTCACCGTGCTGCTGGCCTCGGCCACCCAGCCGACGTTCTTCGAGCTCTCCCCGCTCAAAAACATCACCGCCCGGGAGGTGATCGCCGATCCCGCGCCGCTGTACAAGCGCCTGGCGCGGGTGAACTACACCTGGTGGACCGATCCGGCGCCCACCCCGGAAGAGCTGGCCCGGCAGGCGGCCCGGTCGCCTTCGGTGATGGTCGTCTGCAACACCACGACCCAGGCGCAGAAGATCCATGAGCTGGTCGAGCAGTACCGCTCCGACGGCACGGGGCCGGTGCTGCACCTGTCGACTCGGATGGTGGCCCGGCACCGGGAGGACACGATCGACGAGATCACCGAACTGAACAAGGCCGGCCACGACGTCGCGGTGGTGGCGACCCAGCTGGTCGAGGCCGGAGTGGACCTGGACTTCGCCATGGTCTACCGCGCCTATGCCACCGCCGAGGCGATGCAGCAGGCGGCAGGGCGCTGCAACCGCTCGGGCCGCTTGGAGCGCGGGCAGGTGGTCATCTTCGAGCTCGCCGACGGGGAGGGCGGCCAGTCGGGCGGAGGAGAGTTCATCTACGGGGGCGCGCTGGGCGCTACACGCTTGTACTTCGGCCCCGGCAGGGCCCGGCCCGACTCCCCCGAGGCCATGGACGACTACTACCGCGAGCGGTTCAAGGCCACCAACGCCGAAGGCGAGGGCCAGGAGATCCAGAAGGCCCGCCGCGACGGCGATTTCCCGCGGGTGAAAGAGCTGTTCAAGATGATCCCGGAGGAGACCGTCTCGGTGGTGGCCGTTCCCAAGCGCTATTCCGAGGAAGAACCGCGTATTCGCGAGATCCTGCGGCTTTTGCGTGGCGGCGTGCCGAGCCGCGATCTGATTCGCGAACTTCGCCCGTATATGGCCTCTCTGCCCCGGTATCTCGTCCAGGGGAAGGCCGCTGAATTCGCGGTTCCTGTCGTAGGGGACTTGTACGAATGGATCGGCGACTACGACGAGACGCGTGGCATCGAGATCACCGACACAAGGAGCTATGTGTTTTGA
- the cas4 gene encoding CRISPR-associated protein Cas4, translating to MSTAPGDTRPLPVALSALEHYAYCPRQAGLILLEDAFADDAATVRGTLAHRRVHDPGQESRPRVRTLRALPVWHDELGLTGVCDVVEIHPDGTVLPVEHKSGAYTPGGAADVQVAAQAICLEQRLATRIDTAAIYAMADRRRHTVAVDADMRERVVRTAEQVRHVVQSQALPAPAADTRCRRCSMNTGCMPKVLAKRPRFEKLRGALFTPAPEAEWDD from the coding sequence GTGAGCACCGCCCCCGGCGACACGCGGCCCCTGCCGGTGGCGCTGTCGGCGCTGGAGCACTACGCCTACTGCCCCCGCCAGGCCGGGCTCATCCTGCTGGAGGACGCCTTCGCCGACGACGCCGCAACGGTGCGCGGGACCCTGGCCCACCGCCGGGTCCACGACCCCGGCCAGGAGTCCCGCCCCCGCGTGCGCACCCTGCGGGCGCTGCCCGTCTGGCACGACGAGCTGGGCTTGACCGGGGTGTGCGACGTGGTGGAGATCCACCCGGACGGCACCGTGCTGCCCGTGGAGCACAAATCCGGCGCCTACACCCCCGGCGGGGCCGCCGACGTGCAGGTCGCCGCCCAGGCGATCTGCCTGGAGCAGCGCCTGGCCACCCGCATCGACACCGCCGCGATCTATGCGATGGCCGACCGCCGCCGGCACACTGTGGCCGTCGACGCCGACATGCGCGAGCGGGTCGTGCGCACCGCCGAGCAGGTCCGACACGTGGTCCAGAGCCAGGCACTGCCGGCCCCGGCCGCCGATACCCGCTGCCGGCGCTGCTCGATGAACACCGGCTGCATGCCCAAGGTCCTGGCCAAGCGCCCCCGGTTCGAAAAACTGCGCGGCGCCCTGTTCACACCGGCCCCCGAGGCGGAATGGGATGACTGA
- the cas5c gene encoding type I-C CRISPR-associated protein Cas5c, with protein MTTTTRKGEPALAVEVEGPYACFTRPEFKTERLSYPVMTPSAARGLLESIFWKPEFAYRIERIEVLKPIRWFSVRRNEVDQIATGEWVRSAMADPAERFDVEEHRDQRNMKALRDVAYRIFAHIRLHEHADAHPAKYRDQFRRRVERGACFSQPFLGTREFSASFFKPTGRTPIPHTEDLGAMLHSIDYTGARESYQWFHARVEDGVLSVPEHGAQLPGSPGGRTGGRG; from the coding sequence TTGACCACGACAACCCGCAAGGGGGAGCCTGCGCTGGCGGTGGAGGTGGAGGGCCCCTATGCCTGCTTCACCCGTCCTGAGTTCAAGACCGAGCGGCTCAGCTATCCGGTGATGACGCCCTCGGCCGCCCGCGGACTGCTGGAATCGATCTTCTGGAAACCGGAGTTCGCCTACCGCATCGAGCGGATCGAGGTCCTCAAACCGATCCGGTGGTTCTCGGTCCGCCGCAACGAGGTCGACCAGATCGCCACCGGGGAGTGGGTCCGCAGCGCCATGGCCGATCCGGCCGAGCGCTTCGACGTGGAGGAGCACCGCGACCAGCGCAACATGAAGGCCCTGCGCGACGTGGCCTACCGGATCTTCGCCCACATCCGGCTGCACGAGCACGCTGACGCCCATCCGGCCAAGTACCGCGACCAGTTCCGCCGCCGGGTGGAGCGCGGCGCCTGCTTCAGCCAGCCGTTCCTGGGCACCCGCGAGTTCTCCGCCTCCTTCTTCAAACCCACCGGCCGCACGCCCATCCCGCACACCGAAGACCTCGGGGCGATGCTGCACAGCATCGACTACACCGGAGCCCGGGAGAGCTACCAGTGGTTCCACGCCCGGGTGGAGGACGGTGTGCTGAGCGTTCCCGAGCACGGCGCGCAGCTGCCCGGCTCCCCCGGCGGGCGCACCGGCGGGAGGGGATGA
- a CDS encoding GIY-YIG nuclease family protein gives MKVIYKITYPNGKIYIGSDRTDSRLTYFGSPSKEVLERDFDRVDLQDFWVRKQILWQSETATTSEVLRWENELIIEHGANDPGRGYNRRPAWRQSD, from the coding sequence ATGAAGGTCATCTACAAGATCACCTATCCCAACGGGAAGATCTACATCGGATCTGACCGCACCGACAGCCGACTGACCTACTTCGGAAGCCCGTCGAAGGAGGTCTTGGAACGCGACTTCGACCGTGTCGACCTTCAGGACTTCTGGGTGCGCAAGCAGATCCTCTGGCAGTCCGAGACCGCCACGACCAGTGAAGTTCTCCGGTGGGAGAACGAACTCATCATCGAACACGGCGCGAACGACCCTGGTCGGGGATACAACCGGCGCCCTGCCTGGCGACAAAGCGATTGA